The following are encoded in a window of Primulina eburnea isolate SZY01 chromosome 4, ASM2296580v1, whole genome shotgun sequence genomic DNA:
- the LOC140829074 gene encoding transcription factor bHLH115-like, with amino-acid sequence MACPLEENPSNWVFDYSLLEDIPVPGGDLPSLDSNFEWAQTLDDVRPPASLSVKFDNCFGNLDGTKESGSRKRMRLGVCGAPDSKAYKEKVRRDKLNDRFLELSSVIEPGKPPKTDKVVILNDAVNMVIQLREEAQRLQESCNKLQENVKELKVEKNEIREEKTKLKAEKEKLEQQLKALNPPHGFLPHLPPIPPPQAIGTKLVPFVGYPGISMWQLMPPTAFDTSEDHSLRPPVA; translated from the exons ATGGCGTGTCCGCTGGAGGAAAACCCCTCGAATTGGGTGTTTGATTACTCCTTGCTGGAAGATATCCCAGTCCCCGGCGGCGATCTGCCTTCTCTTGACTCAAATTTCGAGTGGGCCCAAACACTCGATGATGTGCGCCCTCCAGCTTCTCTCAG TGTGAAATTTGACAACTGCTTCGGAAATCTGGATGGCACGAAGGAGTCTGGCTCTAGAAAGAG GATGAGGTTGGGAGTATGTGGTGCACCTGATTCCAAAGCCTACAAGGAGAAAGTGCGACGAGATAAACTGAACGACAG ATTCCTAGAACTAAGTTCCGTCATAGAACCTGGGAAGCCACCTAAAACAGATAAAGTTGTTATATTGAATGATGCTGTTAACATGGTTATTCAACTGAGGGAAGAAGCCCAGAGGCTACAAGAATCATGCAATAAATTACAGGAGAATGTTAAAGAACTTAAG gtggagaaaaatgaaataagaGAAGAGAAAACGAAGCTTAAAGCAGAGAAAGAGAAACTTGAGCAGCAACTGAAAGCATTGAACCCTCCACATGGCTTTCTACCTCATCTCCCTCCTATTCCTCCCCCACAGGCTATCGGTACCAAATTGGTGCCGTTTGTGGGATACCCTGGGATTTCTATGTGGCAGCTCATGCCACCCACTGCTTTCGATACTTCAGAGGATCATTCTCTCCGTCCCCCAGTTGCATGA
- the LOC140829075 gene encoding oxygen-evolving enhancer protein 3-2, chloroplastic-like — MAQAMASMAGLRGSSQAVLDGSLQLSGSSRLNGPGASKVALATPGFGVKANLQPEIEITSRRAALGLVAAGIASGTFVQAVLAIEAKPIKIGPPPAPSGGLPGTLNSDQARDLDLPLNERFFIQPLPPAQAAVRAKESAKDIVNVKSFIDKKAWTYVQMDLRLKASLLRYDLNTVISAKPSKEEKKSLKDLTGKLFTTISNLDHAAKIKSGPEAEKYYAETVSTLNDVLSKIG; from the exons ATGGCTCAAGCTATGGCTTCAATGGCTGGCCTGCGTGGCTCGTCTCAAGCTGTCCTGGATGGTAGCCTTCAGCTCAGTGGCTCAAGCCGCTTGAATGGACCGGGAGCAAGCAAAGTTGCCCTGGCCACACCGGGGTTCGGTGTTAAAGCCAACCTGCAGCCTGAGATTGAGATCACCAGCCGCCGAGCTGCGTTGGGTCTTGTCGCGGCTGGTATTGCTTCAGGAACTTTTGTTCAAGCCGTTCTCGCCATCGAAGCCAAGCCGATTAAGATTGGACCGCCGCCAGCACCGTCCGGAGGGCTGC CCGGAACGTTGAACTCTGACCAGGCAAGAGACCTGGACTTGCCACTCAACGAGCGGTTTTTCATTCAGCCGCTGCCCCCAGCTCAAGCCGCAGTTCGTGCTAAGGAGTCTGCCAAAGACATAGTGAATGTGAAATCTTTCATCGACAAGAAAGCTTGGACTTACGTCCAAATGGACCTTCGCTTAAAGGCTTCCTTACTTCGTTACGACCTCAACACCGTCATCTCTGCCAAGCCATCCAAAGAGGAGAAGAAATCACTGAAAGACCTCACTGGAAAGCTTTTCACCACCATCAGCAAC CTGGACCATGCGGCAAAGATCAAGAGCGGCCCCGAGGCGGAGAAGTACTATGCTGAGACTGTATCTACACTGAATGATGTTCTTTCCAAGATTGGTTAG